The window AATTTTAGAGGATGTGGTCATCAATGTTTACCGCTGATTAACTATATTTTAGactatacatttttaaaaatgggtggcacttttttcttatatacttcaaGGGACCCCTGGATTTAAATTAGTAGGATATTCGAAAACATTGTTCGTGAATATCACTATGATAATCGACGTACATCAATTACCATTAATTCAGGGTAATCGTATTATTTTCCACAAATTGGATATTAGATAAATCGAATTTTATTTGTCACCAGGTTTTATTCAGTTATAAGTCAATACAATAGCAACCAGtagaatttaatataaaatgagAGTGAAACTGAGCATCGCAAGTGGAATTCGCATTATTACCTTTTTCTAAAACTTACGCACGTCCAGCGCAGAGACTCATCTAGGCGGTTCGTTGAATATGAAATTACATTACCaatgaattatattttctaaCATTACTTATAATATACtcttatttagaaaataattcgCGGGTGATTTCAATTGTTCTACTGCTTTAACAATAAACACCCAGTATATACTCTTCTTATAATGTGTGAAAATATTATTTCTCGTGCATGACCAAGGCGTCTAAATGCTGCGGCTAAAGTACTAATACAAAATATCCACTGATAcagttttaaaataagtttttattaGCCATTCGGTACCGCCTTTCGTAAAATATTTAAGTACAACCGcggaattttaattaaattattggtactacttataaaatataaagtCTCGTTTATATTTTGTAGACGCCTGCACTATTCTATCCATTGGAATATCTGATATTCACCGTGATAAGTGTTATGGATTTAAACAATAATCTTTTTATCAATCGATAAGTGttcatataaaaaaatgttttcttacaGGGACAGCTAACTCCcagctgtcaaaaaaaaaaaatgagaaagaaatattttgcaaatattgTTTTGCTTCACTAGAAACATCTAATATTTATTTAGCTTCACTACATTAGCAAGAAGTGTCccaatttttgtatttgtattttcttttcagtaACATACAATTAGCATCTGATATGTGCTCTGAAGGATAGATTTAAACTCTCATATCCATTTTGCTATTTGATACTGTTAAGGCGGCTAGCTGTCGGAGTCATTCGtaggccgggtgaaatgcttagcggcatttcgtccgtcgtcatgttctgagttaaaaggccaccaaggtccactttgcttttcattctttcggagccgttataataagtaccagttgaatattgaggttgatgtaattgacttactcactGACGCGGAAGTGCTTACATCGTGCCAAAATATGAATCAATACCTGCAAGGCGATGAGTTTGTAGAAATGCTAAGCGAGTCTggcaaaatgctgagcgacaTTTCGTCCCTCCTCTTGTCCTGAGATCAAATTCAGCCGATGTTCACATTGCGTTTCGTCCTCTAGGGTCGGTAAAGCAGTACAAGATAAACACTTGAAAATTGGCTTTCAAGATGTCTTATTTGTTTGCAGTTAACTTGAGATACGCAAAATGGTTTGCCTGcaagaatgtatatgtatttgtttgatatAATGCTATAACAGTATTATACGGAGACGTTATCACACAAGCGGTGTTGGTCTCCTCAGTCGGACGTTTATGTTTCAAGTTTTTTAGTTCTTGGGACAATTTCTGCGtacgtgttttgttttaataaagattaagtgaaataatttattaaaattgatCTTCAGAATGAAAGGTTCGACTTCTTTTAGAAATAATACAAACGTAATGAATACATTGTAATGTGAAAGTGATGAtatgattttgagttcaaaatttgGTAGGTACATTTTGCAAAAGACAatcaaaatgttatttttaaaaaagtgtagttttaatatattattagaaTATAATTTTTGAACCAGAAATGTGAGAATTTTTCGGGAAAGCTATAATACAGTGACAATGCTAAATTTGTAACAAAAATCAGAGAGGAGTATCTTAGTGGGCATCAATTCTTTGCCAATTATGAGAAAATATCCAATCACATAAAAGGGAAAAAGTAAATGTTGGCTTTGTAAATAATTATACGTAAGAAACATTTAAACATCAAATCTCTAAAGATGGAGTTTTTTTGCCATATGTGTTGTTGATGCATGTTATAAAGAATTGTATCGCAgataagataattttttttttttttgtaaactaaaTGCATTTATCTGCTCCGCGACTAAAAGATGATGTTAGCAGGAGAGTTAGAATTCAATATCATATTCATTCATATTACTCTTCTTCTGTCCAATTAGTAATAATAGTTTCATATATCACCATGTTCGGCCTTTAGTtaatttatatgttatttttgCAATTCAATAATCGTAAagttctattttttctctcttcagaTATGAAACCAGAAAGAATTCGATTTAACCTATTCTTCATCCTTTCTATTTTATTGTGTTGTGCAGCGATGACAACACCGGAAAATGAAACATTAGTTAAGAACAATTCAATAACCGGTCAAATACTTGTATCCTgtgcaataataattctttgcttACCGTTTATTGGCATGATCTGTTACCTAATAAATATAAGGTGCCGATTTGTGATATTCGATATATTTTTTCCGATTAAAAAAGATATTGTTTGCTTAAGAATTGATGAAATTTCACCTGATCCTAGTTTATATCATATTGAACCTCGACCACGTAGTAACACAAATAATTCCCAAAAGTTGTATTACGAACTGTTGAATGCAGATTCACAATACTGTAATTCACCTACAAGTACTGATCAGTCGACAATTTCGAATATTTCAAATGGTGTTTTAAGTGAAAATTCTCAAGAATTATCAGACCAAGCTCTTTTGCACTAGCTGTATAAGCAGCCCTTAAAGCACATTTTCTCTACATTAGAAGGCTTCTAATAATATAGTTTCTTTACACTATTCTTTTTGAATAATACCTATTTCAAAAAATGTCCGTTAACGTGTGTTGATCACGAAAAAAAAACACCGCCTTTGTTTCAAAGTTACACCCTTCTCCATTGTAGTTATTCAGTCTTAATTATGCATCTTATATTCGAGAATGCAAATGACACCTTGAAGATATATCTATTAGGGATGTTGTAAATTATCGCATGCAATAAAGACAGCCACCAAAATTGATCCCAGTATATGATGACATGATCATATGCAAGAAAATCGCATCGTCTGtatcaaagatatatattatatatctaaagcAGTGTAGACTAAGAAACACATAGCTTGTGTTCAAGATCCAGTTGATTTATAGACTTAATGTATACTGTTTGTCATCTACTGAAAGAATTTCCAATACCCGTTTCAATAAGGCGAAAGCCACATGAATTCGTAGGTAAAGCTAAAGCACAGGAAACCTTAAGACGTTTGAGCTGGTTTAATAAATTCGTATCCCTATACAGCCAAGTGGGCTCATTTTTCCTAAGAACTTGTGcgtataagcataaatatttttctcatatcCATTTCTGTAAGATGTCTATAAATGTCATGTTGTTAAGTAACATTAATTTCTGCATGTTTTTTGACTGGAAACAATAGTGAAAAAGACAATGTGCCTTGTTACACATGCTGTTAATTTATTACATGtcataaaagaaaattatctaaACGATATGGTCTTGAACCTAATAATCCTGTTTTCAAAACTTCGGAATTCGTTAAAGCTTCACTTAAATTGCATTTAttgaaaatacattttgtaaaacCAGGAAAACTTGTCATAAAGCGAGCTGTCGTTAACGAAATTCTGAATTCATTTAAAACGCTGGTATTTGAATAATAAGTTACTTTTGATTATTAAGTGCATGGTGGAaatattttatgcttgtttttcTTTACCACCAGCTGTCAAACATGGTTGAGTATGGTCTTGTTTGTTACAAACATTGACTATGTACTTATCAACATAAATTCTAACGCTAAGAAGcttcaaatcaaaattaaaatacagaATTGTTTCAGGGCTTcatgttatttaaattttgtttttcacctACAGGAGAAATTAATCAACGAAAATGTGCACGTAATTTTCCTTTAGAGATTCTTACAATGTTTATTCTACATTCTTTTGATGACCGATattgttttttcataaaaaaagtcGCTTTCACAATTTCTATGAGATGCTTACTAAAGTGTGATAACGGCAGGTTTTAATTTATAACTCCAGTGTTTCAATATTGAAATCAAGAATTGATCCAGTGTAGCCATCTGAATATAATAACAGATGTACACATTTTGTACAAATGCATGAAATGAAGTTATTgttcacatacgtacatatacgcacgcacatatgcccCTAACTACGCCCTTGTGTATGTGCACCCTAGTATATTTAGTTTAGTTAGTAAAAATAGAGGTTAATTGCttcaattcataaatatattcaatatataaatacattcaattGCATTTTTCATTCGCTGCTTTGGTTAGTCAGTGCTCTGCCACAGTAGAATATCTAAAATTTGGTTGAATCACTTGTCATATTTTTCTTACAAATCTcttatatttatagtttttgGGAAGgctaaatatcaaaaatatcGCTCTTTACTAAACTGAAATGGAGGAAGCAAATGTTCGGCTTATATACACTTCAATAAAGATAACGTGCGGAAGTCCTTCcgacatttatacacataaattGTTTATCTCACCAATTTCGATTTAGGCAGTAATGATAAAACTTTGAAACGCCGCTCATAGTTCAGCTTCTTCATAGACGAACAATGGATTCTTTCAAGTCCagtagaaaagaaaacagaggGCTATAAACCTTAAGAATAATCCAAATGATTAAATCGAATTTATTACACAGAAGTATCAATTCTTAGtttcaaaatgtttcaatgtttacaCTGCCaaagcagcgagctagcagaatctttagcacgccgggtgaaatacttagctgtatttcgttggTCTTCAGAGTCTTAGActaaattccgttgaggtcgactttaatCATTTCgcggtctataaaataagtgtaAATTGAGCAATGGAGCAGAtgcaatcgactaacccctcctccaaatttgctGGCttggtggcaaaatttgaaatcaatatttacaccACAAATATTAAAATGGTTTGCCATTTCAACGTATTAGATAAAACGTTGCAATATTTCCCATTCCCCGATTCCTGTACAAGATGGCCCACAGTCTGCCATGGAATGTTttccaatattggtttcaaattttggtacaatgccaaCAATTTTGATGGTGGGGtatttcgattacatcgacgccagacCTAAACTGGTagctatttcatcgaccccgaaaggatgagaggcaaattcGACCCAacagatttgaacccaaaacgtagaGACGTAGCATTTTTCCGGCAtactaattgttttttttattattgagaaTTTCTGTGAAAACTTGTCATTTTCTCTCCTTGAATTATATGCCACTGTCATATACTTTACTATATATGTCATGCTCTGACATATAGATAGCATAATCCTTGATTACTTGTGAAGCGTTCATTATTATCAATAGAATTTGGACAGATAACTCTTCATCACAAACAAAACCTGAATAATTTAAGTAAAATTTCTTGAATAATTCTGTTAATTGCTTACAATCTGCAATGCTTGTGTTAATAAACACGTATTTTTTTCACTACTTATATTCTACTTGAATCCCGtaatatataacgtatatgttTCAACTTCTTTTCGTGTCTTGGAAAGCTTCGAGTCACATCAAATTTGCGTTGAGTGGTTCAATTGCTTACCATCAATATGTCAGACTACCTGGTAATTGCACCAAGAAGTACAGTTTTCTACTAGCTTAAAAGCTTTTGTAGGGCTCTTCATTGGGCTTTGAACCCAATAATGACAGTTCATGCATTATGTGcatattacattttattaaacttaaccaatatttttcaagcaatgtaaCATGTTGACTTgtaacttattgcaaagcttttCATTATGaacaatttatttttgctttcccATTCGGGCGtcagtgcattttttttttcctgtaaaacttctttctcactctctctctctctctgttgattTCCAACCATCATCGATAccgccaccacaactgccatgCACACACGCACCATTCGCCACTAACATCAATACATTTGACTTCGCCGccttcacctccaccaccatcaccaatgtcTTTCACATCCCTATAGCTCATGCTATTGCTATCACCCTATTACCAGCTCAACTGTCAATCTACTTTCGCCCTCatcgtctctatgcctactattactcctACTCCAGCAAGAGGactagaagtgtcattgaatagtgagagaaggGCTCAAAGTgtgacacagaaattagttttggcatttattattatagatttataAGCTAGATTTTCTTCAAATTATTGTGCTTTCACCATACAAAGACTTTCGATGGATGACTATTGTACTCCTACAGTTGAAGTCTTGTGTGCGAAAGATGATGGTGGCTCTCGTTGACCTATTTATCTTCATTTGATTGGCAATATTTATGTTGCGTTCGTCCATCTTtccgttctgacttcaaattccgccgaggtcaacgttATTTTCattctatcggggtcgataaaataagtattagttgagtactagggccgatgtattcgacttaacccCTTGCTAAAAGTTGCcgcctttgtgccaaaatttgaaaccgatacttATATCACGTATACGTATTCTTTTCATCGCCCCACCTTAATTTTTCATACAAATGCTAGTGCTACTGCAAAACGATGAAATATAATTTACCTATGAACAAACATTTTTGTCGGGATCAAATGAATACATTCGTATTATAGAAAGACTCTATGCAAGCGAGTTAAacaaaatgattattattttatgtacttCAACTTGATATATCACAGTGGACCGTAGATGGtttataaaacaaatttcaacaactttacaacaactaaaacatttacTCCTGCAACTgaaactactgctactactgatgatgatgttatcagTAATAATCTATAACCTACACACTAGATTTTGAGAAAAATCCAGCTGAATAAATTGCAATTatttgactggtaattatttca of the Octopus sinensis linkage group LG1, ASM634580v1, whole genome shotgun sequence genome contains:
- the LOC118766316 gene encoding uncharacterized protein LOC118766316, which produces MQQFLHHGNASISIKSIIILSYLTIKDMKPERIRFNLFFILSILLCCAAMTTPENETLVKNNSITGQILVSCAIIILCLPFIGMICYLINIRCRFVIFDIFFPIKKDIVCLRIDEISPDPSLYHIEPRPRSNTNNSQKLYYELLNADSQYCNSPTSTDQSTISNISNGVLSENSQELSDQALLH